The following coding sequences are from one Trueperaceae bacterium window:
- a CDS encoding YebC/PmpR family DNA-binding transcriptional regulator: MAGHSKWAQIKRKKAVNDKQRGKVISKHIHAIQTAVREGGSGDPSANLLLKNTLAAAKTDDVSSDNISRAIERGLGSADGGLFETAIYEGYGPHGVAILIEALTDNRNRTAAEVRHIFSKHGGNMSGSTAWQFEAKGVIVITKADEKAQELAIDQGAADLELESDVLTIYTAPNDLASVLDSLKSAGYQPEFSQITKVPQIETPLSDRRAAQVASMLESFEELDDVQNVFTTANFSNLDVVG; encoded by the coding sequence TTGGCTGGCCACAGTAAATGGGCCCAAATCAAACGAAAAAAAGCTGTCAACGATAAACAGCGTGGCAAAGTTATAAGTAAGCATATTCATGCGATCCAGACAGCCGTTAGGGAAGGCGGTAGCGGAGATCCCTCTGCCAATCTTCTACTGAAAAACACGTTGGCCGCCGCTAAAACGGACGATGTTTCTAGTGATAATATAAGTAGAGCAATCGAACGTGGGCTTGGAAGTGCTGACGGTGGGCTTTTTGAAACCGCAATATACGAGGGCTACGGTCCGCACGGGGTAGCTATTCTTATCGAAGCCCTCACTGATAACCGGAACCGTACAGCTGCCGAGGTTAGGCACATTTTTAGTAAACACGGGGGAAACATGTCGGGAAGTACTGCCTGGCAGTTCGAGGCAAAGGGTGTGATCGTAATAACAAAAGCGGACGAGAAGGCACAAGAGCTTGCTATAGATCAGGGGGCAGCGGACCTCGAATTAGAGTCCGACGTGCTTACTATTTATACAGCCCCAAACGATCTAGCTTCGGTTTTGGATTCCCTAAAATCCGCTGGCTACCAACCAGAATTCAGTCAGATCACCAAGGTTCCGCAGATAGAAACCCCTTTATCTGACCGCCGTGCCGCTCAGGTTGCTTCCATGCTAGAAAGCTTTGAAGAACTTGACGACGTACAAAATGTATTTACGACAGCTAATTTCAGTAATTTAGATGTAGTTGGTTGA
- a CDS encoding NAD(P)H-hydrate epimerase, translating into MIHPTLPHSEVPSLSNPQFQKMIMLATGKYGLDHRLLIEHIGRNLVDMVNTLCPEGPVLVVAGRGNNGSGGLAAARLLAGQGRKIWVVPTHEVENYSGAPREQLEHLRHYDTIRVKSGLPKMKFGCIIDAAIGTGLEGPPRGRTQDVITVLNGYHEESCVISVDVPTGLSIETGLPLGEAVKANFTLSAGLPKPNIVPGGHVGRLFLGDMGIPTDLVNDLNLTLPVFPGFLVELI; encoded by the coding sequence ATGATTCACCCAACACTCCCCCACTCTGAGGTTCCTAGCCTGTCCAACCCGCAGTTTCAAAAAATGATAATGCTGGCAACGGGAAAATACGGTCTGGACCATAGGCTCTTAATAGAACATATCGGACGCAATCTAGTTGATATGGTCAACACTCTGTGCCCCGAGGGGCCTGTACTTGTTGTTGCAGGTCGCGGAAACAACGGCAGTGGTGGCCTTGCGGCAGCTCGTTTATTAGCCGGCCAGGGCCGCAAGATCTGGGTAGTTCCTACTCATGAGGTTGAAAACTATTCCGGTGCCCCCCGCGAACAACTGGAGCATCTCAGGCATTACGATACAATTCGCGTGAAGAGCGGACTCCCCAAAATGAAATTTGGCTGTATCATTGACGCCGCTATCGGAACCGGATTGGAAGGGCCACCCAGAGGCAGGACGCAAGACGTAATAACGGTTTTAAACGGCTATCACGAAGAGTCCTGCGTAATATCGGTCGATGTGCCGACTGGCTTATCTATTGAGACCGGTTTACCACTAGGTGAAGCGGTGAAGGCGAATTTCACACTAAGCGCTGGGCTCCCAAAACCTAATATCGTTCCAGGTGGTCACGTAGGGCGCCTATTTCTGGGCGATATGGGGATTCCAACAGATTTGGTAAATGATCTAAATTTAACTTTGCCAGTTTTTCCAGGTTTTCTAGTCGAACTAATCTAG
- the smc gene encoding chromosome segregation protein SMC, whose protein sequence is MKLGNLTISGFKSFGERTVISFSPSVTAIIGPNGSGKSNVIDALRWVAGGGRASTYRADSRTELIFHGAAGKRSVSVADVELELKAENGKLAIQRNLFRDGTGTLKLNGASARLMDVEEALVGTGLGRGAVAVIGQGEVGEILMANPDRLLAYASEAAGVAQLGRRREITIGRIDTARSHLLRLDDVMVEMREQVTALKSEADEAAQHELLTREVLQLGFTRAYQRVEGLQANIDSLRGEEQMLGEEIANRREKLRNLGAQLIESRKHQVESETAFREAMAETEARRGDLRVAEERLRREQQSVEGIRIRLAETEAELSRLTIEPPTPPEGNNEILLSEVEYASAAVKTAEQAHISAVDEHEAASKKHDELRETWEAFRQAMDAYEVRRQALEERLGELHRRRSSLGAVPNEESKMILDLKAKQARLELVRAALRDNEGQIAPLRAVLIEAQTEAGALERELSRLKKAARERHGYSEGPKLALTLGLPGVIGAVADLFEVESKYRAALNACLGYRAEQVVVENTDAGLKVLEVIKQRGCRVTLIPLEHRPRVPSEQVSDEKKDLPGQLLRNVVKTEKRFEQLATELIGDTLVVTSLEQALRLSAEQVVASGLVTLKGEWVRSDGTFSGGDLEASEGPVGHQGDEDALVGQLAEANRRAVEATQQLDQLEGDSADLIEEERTVTDTLGNLLSEVAAHEESVRARKREIAHIEELERANRRAFEELNEPAKPTEVESLESGASSLTRSNDQMAACVAKLMQAQEELARQNTLQGLFIERWQSYKTLKARYDNDQQRHNEIVSQIKSLETTLAESLLSQETSAKAVDMARAAIPGNLDQWEARNQEASTAVLEIEENQDDTVAEQAKSGAKLEATRLTLARRETALELARDDLASFPEGLKPITLEEREVRRRLGEGERKLEKFGPVNHRARSEFESRSQRLGELEREREEAINAIDELDSVLARIDNETTTKLNQTLEELRRNFEQHVITLFGKGAISDLRVEREEGRPVGLELVLQPPGKQTKALNLLSVGERTMGALAFLFSLVSQSDASASKGLPVAILDEVDAPLDESNIRRFCSFVERLAAEGTQFVLITHQKATFEVADAIWGVTTQEGVSRVFSIRRDEEVALRG, encoded by the coding sequence ATGAAACTGGGCAATCTCACCATTAGTGGTTTTAAAAGTTTTGGCGAACGGACCGTGATCTCCTTTTCCCCTAGCGTCACTGCAATTATTGGGCCTAATGGATCCGGTAAATCGAATGTTATCGATGCCCTTCGTTGGGTGGCCGGGGGTGGACGGGCTAGTACTTATAGAGCAGACTCAAGGACGGAATTGATTTTTCATGGGGCTGCTGGTAAGCGAAGCGTAAGTGTCGCCGATGTGGAGCTTGAATTAAAGGCTGAAAATGGAAAGTTGGCAATCCAAAGAAATCTATTTCGGGATGGGACTGGAACGTTAAAGCTTAACGGGGCTAGTGCAAGGTTAATGGATGTGGAAGAGGCTTTGGTGGGGACCGGTCTTGGCAGAGGAGCTGTGGCAGTGATCGGGCAAGGGGAAGTTGGTGAAATACTGATGGCCAACCCTGACCGGCTGCTAGCCTACGCCTCTGAGGCCGCCGGGGTAGCCCAACTAGGTAGGCGCCGGGAGATCACCATTGGCCGAATCGATACTGCCCGGTCTCATCTATTAAGACTCGATGACGTCATGGTGGAAATGCGGGAACAGGTCACGGCCTTAAAAAGCGAGGCTGACGAGGCTGCACAGCATGAATTATTGACTCGTGAAGTGTTGCAATTAGGATTTACCCGAGCCTACCAGCGCGTTGAGGGGTTACAGGCCAATATAGATAGCCTCCGGGGAGAAGAACAGATGCTCGGGGAAGAAATCGCTAATCGGCGTGAAAAGTTGCGGAACCTTGGTGCCCAATTGATTGAATCTCGAAAACACCAAGTCGAATCTGAAACCGCTTTTCGAGAAGCCATGGCGGAAACCGAGGCCCGTCGGGGAGACCTTAGAGTAGCGGAAGAACGTTTACGGCGAGAACAACAGAGTGTTGAAGGGATAAGAATTCGTTTAGCGGAAACCGAGGCGGAACTTTCGCGCTTAACAATCGAACCCCCTACGCCACCTGAAGGAAATAATGAAATCCTGTTAAGCGAGGTTGAATACGCCTCTGCTGCTGTTAAAACCGCTGAACAGGCCCATATATCTGCAGTTGATGAACACGAGGCAGCCTCCAAAAAGCACGACGAGTTGCGGGAGACTTGGGAAGCTTTTAGACAAGCGATGGATGCCTATGAAGTCCGACGCCAGGCCCTGGAAGAACGACTCGGTGAACTGCACCGACGACGTTCCTCATTGGGAGCTGTTCCCAATGAGGAATCCAAAATGATCCTAGACCTTAAAGCGAAACAAGCACGTCTAGAGCTAGTCCGAGCGGCCTTACGGGATAATGAGGGCCAAATTGCGCCGTTAAGGGCGGTCTTGATAGAGGCCCAAACTGAAGCGGGTGCTTTGGAAAGGGAATTATCACGGCTTAAAAAAGCGGCACGGGAAAGACACGGCTATTCTGAAGGACCTAAACTTGCGCTCACTTTAGGGTTACCTGGCGTAATAGGGGCGGTAGCTGATTTGTTTGAAGTAGAGTCCAAGTATCGGGCTGCCCTCAACGCGTGTTTGGGCTACCGTGCGGAACAAGTTGTCGTAGAAAACACCGATGCTGGTTTAAAGGTTTTAGAAGTTATAAAGCAGCGTGGTTGCCGAGTAACGCTTATACCCCTTGAACACAGGCCCCGTGTACCTTCGGAACAAGTCTCGGACGAAAAGAAAGACCTGCCAGGCCAATTACTTCGTAACGTCGTTAAAACAGAAAAACGTTTTGAACAACTTGCCACAGAATTAATAGGAGACACTCTCGTTGTAACTAGCCTAGAGCAGGCTCTGCGGCTATCCGCAGAACAAGTAGTAGCGTCGGGGTTAGTCACTTTAAAAGGGGAGTGGGTGCGTAGCGACGGCACTTTTTCCGGTGGTGATCTGGAAGCTTCCGAAGGGCCTGTTGGGCACCAGGGAGATGAGGACGCGCTAGTAGGTCAACTAGCCGAGGCTAACAGGCGTGCAGTCGAAGCAACTCAACAACTAGACCAGCTCGAGGGGGATAGCGCAGACTTGATTGAGGAGGAAAGAACGGTAACCGATACTCTCGGTAACCTATTAAGCGAAGTGGCTGCGCATGAGGAATCAGTACGCGCAAGAAAGAGAGAGATCGCTCATATAGAGGAGTTAGAACGAGCGAACAGAAGGGCCTTTGAAGAGCTAAACGAACCCGCTAAGCCAACCGAGGTCGAAAGCTTAGAGTCAGGAGCGTCTAGCCTTACACGCTCCAATGACCAAATGGCGGCCTGTGTTGCAAAATTGATGCAGGCCCAGGAGGAACTAGCGCGGCAAAATACTCTCCAGGGCCTCTTTATCGAAAGGTGGCAGTCGTATAAAACACTTAAAGCTCGGTATGATAACGACCAACAACGCCACAACGAGATAGTTTCCCAGATAAAGAGTCTAGAGACCACCCTGGCTGAAAGTCTTCTCAGCCAAGAAACGAGCGCTAAGGCAGTTGACATGGCTAGGGCTGCTATCCCAGGTAATCTCGACCAATGGGAGGCCCGTAATCAAGAAGCATCAACTGCCGTTTTAGAAATAGAGGAAAATCAGGATGACACCGTTGCGGAGCAGGCTAAATCTGGAGCAAAGCTAGAGGCAACTCGTTTGACTCTAGCTAGGCGTGAAACAGCTCTCGAGTTAGCTCGAGACGACCTCGCGAGTTTCCCTGAAGGGCTAAAGCCGATTACGCTAGAGGAGCGTGAAGTCCGTAGGCGCCTTGGAGAGGGAGAACGCAAGCTTGAAAAATTTGGTCCCGTCAATCATCGGGCCCGCTCGGAATTCGAAAGTCGGTCTCAGCGACTGGGCGAACTTGAACGAGAGCGCGAGGAGGCGATAAACGCTATCGACGAATTAGATAGCGTCTTAGCCAGAATTGATAACGAAACGACTACCAAACTCAATCAAACTCTGGAAGAACTTAGACGAAACTTTGAGCAGCACGTGATTACCCTTTTCGGGAAGGGGGCTATTTCAGATCTTCGTGTTGAACGTGAAGAAGGAAGACCCGTTGGCTTGGAATTAGTACTACAACCCCCTGGAAAACAAACCAAAGCACTCAACTTGTTGTCGGTGGGGGAGCGCACTATGGGCGCACTCGCTTTCTTGTTTTCGTTAGTATCTCAGAGTGATGCTTCAGCTAGCAAGGGATTGCCTGTAGCGATTCTCGATGAGGTTGATGCGCCTCTCGACGAATCCAATATTAGAAGATTCTGTTCATTTGTCGAGCGGTTAGCTGCTGAAGGTACTCAGTTCGTTCTGATAACTCACCAAAAGGCCACATTTGAGGTCGCAGATGCTATCTGGGGTGTTACCACACAGGAAGGTGTCAGTCGGGTGTTTAGCATCCGACGTGATGAGGAGGTTGCGCTTAGAGGGTGA
- a CDS encoding biotin--[acetyl-CoA-carboxylase] ligase → MINVVKEFVIQSFKTLDSTQDQLHRQIAQGQDVHGVIVVAGHQTAGRGRNGNVWQSPTGGSYQSVAFRCQKGKPRAGLITIAIGVCIAESMAVRNIPIKVKWPNDLYLGDLKIGGILGELSRGYLILGVGINAAQISKSVLGENGFRSVEEVHHLVRKAFRRTINELPNTRDYSRRFAELDFLAGRTVVVKNRAEVFSGAARGIDRDGCLKIEGDETLGNQVVCSGSVETIGISD, encoded by the coding sequence GTGATCAATGTTGTTAAAGAATTTGTTATCCAAAGTTTTAAAACTTTGGACTCAACCCAAGATCAACTGCATCGGCAAATTGCGCAGGGCCAGGACGTACATGGAGTCATAGTTGTCGCGGGTCATCAAACAGCAGGTCGCGGCAGGAATGGAAACGTATGGCAAAGCCCGACGGGCGGCAGTTACCAGTCGGTAGCGTTCCGGTGCCAAAAAGGTAAACCGCGAGCTGGTCTCATTACTATAGCGATCGGAGTTTGTATTGCCGAGTCTATGGCTGTGAGAAACATTCCGATAAAGGTAAAATGGCCAAACGACCTGTATTTAGGTGATTTAAAAATCGGTGGGATTCTCGGTGAGCTATCTCGAGGCTATCTTATTCTAGGAGTAGGTATTAATGCAGCCCAGATTTCTAAATCAGTTTTGGGTGAAAATGGGTTCCGGTCGGTAGAAGAAGTACATCACCTAGTGAGAAAAGCTTTTCGCCGGACCATTAATGAGCTACCAAACACGAGGGATTATTCCAGACGCTTCGCCGAATTAGACTTTCTGGCAGGCCGGACAGTTGTCGTGAAAAATAGGGCTGAGGTGTTTTCGGGTGCAGCTCGTGGTATCGATCGTGATGGTTGCCTTAAGATTGAGGGAGATGAGACGCTCGGCAACCAGGTGGTCTGCAGTGGTTCGGTAGAAACAATTGGAATAAGTGATTAG